The DNA sequence TCCTCGGGGACCCTTCCGCGATTGCGACGACGAACGACGCGGGACAGGTCGTCACGACCCCCGCGTTCCCAGTTGAGGTTCGCGGAACGATCATCGCCCTCGGACTCGTCGTGTTCATGCTGTACGCGGTTTACAAACTATTCACGGTGATCACTTCGCCGGAGGCGAGGCACACGCCCGAACGGAGCGCCTCAACCGGACATCACTGATCCCGGTTCGGGAGTTTCAACGACCGCTTCGAAGGATAATCGTGCTTTTCGTCCGGAGTCGCTTACCATCAGCGTCCCGCTACCGACCACGTCACGTCGAAGCGCCGCGAACGTGCGAGTGGACGCGAAATCGCGCGTCCGTCGCCCATCGCTGACGGGACGATTCGAACCAGTATATAAAGTACCCCGAGTACTGTGGCTGTTAATTGTTCCTCCAAGCACGTGATCGAATAGTATGAGTCAATCACAGAACGTCGTCGGTGCGGTTGAAACGTTCGAGCAGTCGCCGAAGCGACGGACGGTAGTCGAAAACGAGGACGCCGTTCGAGATCTCCTCACCGTACTCAACACGTCGGACTGTCAGGACATTCTCGATGCGACCAGCAACGAAGCGCTTTCGGCAAGCGAGATTTCGAACCGATGTGGATTGCCGCTCTCGACCACGTACCGCAAACTCAACCTGCTCGCGGACGACGGACTACTCGAAGAACGCGTGCGGATCAGCGGGGCCGGAAAACACGTGAGCGAGTACGTCCGAATCGTCGATAACGTGGTCATCTCGATGTCTCCCGAGG is a window from the Haladaptatus sp. R4 genome containing:
- a CDS encoding helix-turn-helix domain-containing protein; translated protein: MSQSQNVVGAVETFEQSPKRRTVVENEDAVRDLLTVLNTSDCQDILDATSNEALSASEISNRCGLPLSTTYRKLNLLADDGLLEERVRISGAGKHVSEYVRIVDNVVISMSPEGTFELHISQHEGPKSHTGFGFGMED